One Salmo trutta chromosome 24, fSalTru1.1, whole genome shotgun sequence genomic region harbors:
- the LOC115161248 gene encoding uncharacterized protein LOC115161248 isoform X3 — protein MGTEQHGKKVQCVLCQTSEENRATGPLSTKGSVTAHQNCLLYSSGIICQNSPEFDDLFGFSVEDVLNEMKRGNRLICYRCKKKGATVGCEVKRCKKSYHYPCAVRDGAQNVDNHREEKFTLYCQKHNLEISATNGTVSRALSSNGDSDTVMNNNGETSPKLFCLVCERKEGSISPEHIDSGIVKLYCEKHKPQSLQKELKGLDAVAGPLSYYAGSNMPTKRRQKQTPKRRLSCSSTLQVESSKRSRKGSKSIQDNFSNADGDVNGFDMELAPLESDLEDGVFSEHRNHAEALTTGCQPEPENRDDSDGDHTVIDSSLLRPVTLCLASEEPSQDTNLSVCSSQPCSEASPGSPVLSGQHGISLTLGPISSVHSGPLNVTNTPTRTSPPVSPVPPDCCFTPVSSPHSVSDRPPAGPGGLGSPIGSGSDSAASRVFWRRCNEAGCTESIFTTFFSDMVSISNRILSDNASQEDYDLSLRVMEASGKLSQMLSEQEREFKKKQMELQRATAAIRDARSALKR, from the exons ATGGGTACCGAGCAACATGGCAAGAAAGTCCAATGCGTACTTTGTCAAACGTCCGAGGAAAATCGGGCAACTGGACCGTTATCAACGAAAGGTTCTGTCACCGCTCATCAGAACTGCTTG CTGTATTCATCTGGGATTATTTGCCAGAATTCGCCAGAGTTTGACGACTTGTTTGGTTTCTCTGTGGAAGATGTCCTTAACGAGATGAAAAGGGGAAACAGACTG ATTTGTTACAGATGTAAGAAGAAGGGTGCCACGGTGGGATGTGAGGTGAAACGCTGTAAGAAGTCCTACCACTACCCCTGCGCTGTGCGAGATGGGGCCCAAAACGTTGATAACCATAGAGAAGAGAAGTTTAC GTTGTACTGTCAGAAGCATAATCTGGAGATCTCAG CAACCAACGGAACAGTGAGTAGAGCTTTATCTTCCAACGGTGATTCAGACACAGTGATGAACAACAATGGAGAAACGTCACCCAAG CTGTTTTGTCTGGTCTGTGAGAGGAAAGAGGGAAGCATCAGTCCTGAACACATCGATAGTGGCATTGTCAA GTTGTATTGTGAAAAGCATAAACCACAGTCATTGCAGAAAGAGCTGAAAG GACTTGATGCAGTGGCAGGACCCTTATCTTACTATGCTGGCTCCAACATGCCTACTAAACGACGGCAGAAACAAACACCCAAG AGGCGGTTGAGCTGCTCTAGCAC ACTGCAAGTGGAATCATCAAAAAGGTCCAGAAAGGGGAGCAAGAGTATTCAGGACAATTTCTCAAACGCAG ATGGAGATGTGAATGGATTTGACATGGAGTTAGCCCCTTTGGAGTCTGATCTGGAAGACGGTGTGTTCTCTGAACACAG AAATCATGCTGAGGCTCTCACCACAG GATGTCAGCCAGAACCTGAAAACAGAGACGATAGCGATGGGGACCATACAGTCATAGACTCA AGTCTGTTGCGGCCTGTGACGCTATGTCTGGCATCTGAAGAACCCTCTCAGGACACAAACCTCTCAG tgtgcAGTTCTCAACCGTGTTCTGAGGCTAGTCCTGGTtcacctgtcctctctggtcAACACGGCATCTCTCTCACACTTGGTCCCATCTCATCCGTCCACTCTGGTCCACTCAATGTCACCAACACACCTACTCGTACCAGTCCACCAGTCTCACCCGTCCCCCCTGATTGCTGTTTCACCCCTGTGTCCTCTCCACACTCTGTCTCCGATCGTCCTCCGGCTGGGCCCGGAGGCCTGGGTTCACCTATTGGTTCTGGCTCTGACTCTGCAGCCAGCAGAGTGTTCTGGAGGAGGTGTAACGAAGCAGGCTGTACAGAGTCCATCTTCACCACCTTCTTCTCTGACATGGTCAGCATCTCCAATAGGATCCTGTCGGATAACGCCAGTCAGGAGG ATTATGATCTCTCTCTGAGAGTGATGGAGGCTTCTGGAAAATTATCACAGATGCTCTCAGAGCAGGAGAGAG AGTTTAAGAAGAAGCAAATGGAGTTACAGAGAGCTACGGCAGCCATAAGGGATGCCAGGTCAGCCCTGAAGAGATAA
- the LOC115161250 gene encoding uncharacterized protein LOC115161250 isoform X5 has product MSKQEPNTSEVALTEGGAPEQFEFQYGLEGPTFKNENGESSKSHLSIIKVEHLDSLLPDQTDSSCGSGSPGDSGPPDSSGSGSNTSQASQFFRKCHQAGCTQFIFSEFTSRLSTITERIASQQASEEDFNLTLKVLEASGMLPEIFTKRDQEMEKRLRELQRETVAVRTARSAMRDACVMSFTS; this is encoded by the exons ATGTCAAA GCAAGAACCCAATACTTCAGAGGTAGCCTTGACAGAAG GTGGGGCTCCAGAGCAGTTTGAGTTTCAGTATGGACTTGAGGGACCAACATTTAAGAATGAGAATGGGGAG TCCTCCAAGAGCCATCTGTCCATCATCAAAGTAGAACACCTGGACTCCCTCCTCCCAGACCAAACAG ACTCCAGCTGTGGTTCAGGGTCACCTGGGGATTCGGGCCCTCCTGACTCATCTGGTTCTGGGTCCAATACTAGTCAGGCTTCACAGTTTTTCAGGAAGTGCCACCAGGCAGGCtgcacacaattcatcttctcggAGTTCACCTCCCGCCTCAGCACCATCACTGAGAGGATCGCATCCCAGCAGGCCAGCGAGGAAG ATTTCAACCTCACCCTGAAAGTGCTGGAGGCCTCTGGGATGCTGCCAGAGATCTTTACCAAAAGAGACCAAG AAatggagaagagactgagggagctacagagagagaccgTTGCGGTGAGGACAGCCAGGTCTGCCATGAGAGATGCTTGCGTCATGAGCTTCACCTCATGA
- the LOC115161248 gene encoding uncharacterized protein LOC115161248 isoform X4, producing MTEDRTVWGVQRKFKSNLICHMRQIQQLYSSGIICQNSPEFDDLFGFSVEDVLNEMKRGNRLICYRCKKKGATVGCEVKRCKKSYHYPCAVRDGAQNVDNHREEKFTLYCQKHNLEISATNGTVSRALSSNGDSDTVMNNNGETSPKLFCLVCERKEGSISPEHIDSGIVKLYCEKHKPQSLQKELKGLDAVAGPLSYYAGSNMPTKRRQKQTPKRRLSCSSTLQVESSKRSRKGSKSIQDNFSNADGDVNGFDMELAPLESDLEDGVFSEHRNHAEALTTGCQPEPENRDDSDGDHTVIDSDAESQSLLRPVTLCLASEEPSQDTNLSVCSSQPCSEASPGSPVLSGQHGISLTLGPISSVHSGPLNVTNTPTRTSPPVSPVPPDCCFTPVSSPHSVSDRPPAGPGGLGSPIGSGSDSAASRVFWRRCNEAGCTESIFTTFFSDMVSISNRILSDNASQEDYDLSLRVMEASGKLSQMLSEQEREFKKKQMELQRATAAIRDARSALKR from the exons atgactgaAGACAGGACAGTATGGGGAGTACAGAgaaagttcaaatcaaatttgatttgtcacatgcgccagaTACAACAG CTGTATTCATCTGGGATTATTTGCCAGAATTCGCCAGAGTTTGACGACTTGTTTGGTTTCTCTGTGGAAGATGTCCTTAACGAGATGAAAAGGGGAAACAGACTG ATTTGTTACAGATGTAAGAAGAAGGGTGCCACGGTGGGATGTGAGGTGAAACGCTGTAAGAAGTCCTACCACTACCCCTGCGCTGTGCGAGATGGGGCCCAAAACGTTGATAACCATAGAGAAGAGAAGTTTAC GTTGTACTGTCAGAAGCATAATCTGGAGATCTCAG CAACCAACGGAACAGTGAGTAGAGCTTTATCTTCCAACGGTGATTCAGACACAGTGATGAACAACAATGGAGAAACGTCACCCAAG CTGTTTTGTCTGGTCTGTGAGAGGAAAGAGGGAAGCATCAGTCCTGAACACATCGATAGTGGCATTGTCAA GTTGTATTGTGAAAAGCATAAACCACAGTCATTGCAGAAAGAGCTGAAAG GACTTGATGCAGTGGCAGGACCCTTATCTTACTATGCTGGCTCCAACATGCCTACTAAACGACGGCAGAAACAAACACCCAAG AGGCGGTTGAGCTGCTCTAGCAC ACTGCAAGTGGAATCATCAAAAAGGTCCAGAAAGGGGAGCAAGAGTATTCAGGACAATTTCTCAAACGCAG ATGGAGATGTGAATGGATTTGACATGGAGTTAGCCCCTTTGGAGTCTGATCTGGAAGACGGTGTGTTCTCTGAACACAG AAATCATGCTGAGGCTCTCACCACAG GATGTCAGCCAGAACCTGAAAACAGAGACGATAGCGATGGGGACCATACAGTCATAGACTCA GATGCTGAGTCTCAGAGTCTGTTGCGGCCTGTGACGCTATGTCTGGCATCTGAAGAACCCTCTCAGGACACAAACCTCTCAG tgtgcAGTTCTCAACCGTGTTCTGAGGCTAGTCCTGGTtcacctgtcctctctggtcAACACGGCATCTCTCTCACACTTGGTCCCATCTCATCCGTCCACTCTGGTCCACTCAATGTCACCAACACACCTACTCGTACCAGTCCACCAGTCTCACCCGTCCCCCCTGATTGCTGTTTCACCCCTGTGTCCTCTCCACACTCTGTCTCCGATCGTCCTCCGGCTGGGCCCGGAGGCCTGGGTTCACCTATTGGTTCTGGCTCTGACTCTGCAGCCAGCAGAGTGTTCTGGAGGAGGTGTAACGAAGCAGGCTGTACAGAGTCCATCTTCACCACCTTCTTCTCTGACATGGTCAGCATCTCCAATAGGATCCTGTCGGATAACGCCAGTCAGGAGG ATTATGATCTCTCTCTGAGAGTGATGGAGGCTTCTGGAAAATTATCACAGATGCTCTCAGAGCAGGAGAGAG AGTTTAAGAAGAAGCAAATGGAGTTACAGAGAGCTACGGCAGCCATAAGGGATGCCAGGTCAGCCCTGAAGAGATAA
- the LOC115161250 gene encoding uncharacterized protein LOC115161250 isoform X4: MESLKYSKREAAIKEEKTLSKSTHEEDEPRPKRGMSKQEPNTSEVALTEGGAPEQFEFQYGLEGPTFKNENGESSKSHLSIIKVEHLDSLLPDQTDSSCGSGSPGDSGPPDSSGSGSNTSQASQFFRKCHQAGCTQFIFSEFTSRLSTITERIASQQASEEDFNLTLKVLEASGMLPEIFTKRDQEMEKRLRELQRETVAVRTARSAMRDACVMSFTS, from the exons TCGTTGAAGTACAGCAAAAGAGAAGCTGCAATAAAGGAAGAGAAGACACTGTCGAAGAGCACACATGAGGAAGATGAGCCGCGCCCTAAAAGAGGGATGTCAAA GCAAGAACCCAATACTTCAGAGGTAGCCTTGACAGAAG GTGGGGCTCCAGAGCAGTTTGAGTTTCAGTATGGACTTGAGGGACCAACATTTAAGAATGAGAATGGGGAG TCCTCCAAGAGCCATCTGTCCATCATCAAAGTAGAACACCTGGACTCCCTCCTCCCAGACCAAACAG ACTCCAGCTGTGGTTCAGGGTCACCTGGGGATTCGGGCCCTCCTGACTCATCTGGTTCTGGGTCCAATACTAGTCAGGCTTCACAGTTTTTCAGGAAGTGCCACCAGGCAGGCtgcacacaattcatcttctcggAGTTCACCTCCCGCCTCAGCACCATCACTGAGAGGATCGCATCCCAGCAGGCCAGCGAGGAAG ATTTCAACCTCACCCTGAAAGTGCTGGAGGCCTCTGGGATGCTGCCAGAGATCTTTACCAAAAGAGACCAAG AAatggagaagagactgagggagctacagagagagaccgTTGCGGTGAGGACAGCCAGGTCTGCCATGAGAGATGCTTGCGTCATGAGCTTCACCTCATGA
- the LOC115161531 gene encoding ADP-ribosylation factor-like protein 11: MDSNHNRSTETFIFHKNLKVLSDMGLALCRQSHSHTAKVVLVGLDGAGKSTLLHRLQRGELAHTTPTVGFNVGSLELDSGPELTVWDIGGQGGMRAQWGDHMEECDALLFMVDGVDRVRIGEARAALGRVLGDERVRGVPLMVLVNKMDLPEAMGLQEVTGGLGLEQCWDRDWEVQGCSTHNGLGLQEALDSLATLIRKR, from the coding sequence ATGGACTCCAACCATAACAGATCTACAGAAACCTTCATCTTTCATAAAAACCTCAAAGTCCTGTCTGATATGGGCCTGGCCCTGTGCAGACAGTCTCACAGCCACACGGCCAAAGTGGTTCTAGTGGGCCTGGACGGGGCGGGGAAGTCCACCCTCCTCCACCGCCTTCAGAGGGGCGAGCTGGCGCACACCACCCCCACCGTAGGCTTCAACGTAGGCTCGCTGGAGCTGGACTCTGGCCCGGAGCTGACCGTGTGGGACATAGGGGGCCAGGGGGGCATGCGCGCCCAGTGGGGAGACCACATGGAGGAATGCGATGCCCTGCTGTTTATGGTGGACGGGGTAGACCGGGTACGGATCGGGGAGGCAAGGGCGGCGTTGGGGAGAGTGCTGGGGgatgagagggtgaggggagTCCCCCTAATGGTGCTGGTTAATAAGATGGACCTCCCAGAGGCGATGGGGCTCCAGGAGGTGACGGGAGGGCTGGGGCTGGAGCAGTGCTGGGACAGAGACTGGGAGGTGCAGGGGTGCAGCACTCACAACGGGCTGGGGCTCCAAGAGGCCCTGGACTCTCTGGCCACACTCATCAGAAAGCGCTGA
- the LOC115161248 gene encoding uncharacterized protein LOC115161248 isoform X5 has protein sequence MKRGNRLICYRCKKKGATVGCEVKRCKKSYHYPCAVRDGAQNVDNHREEKFTLYCQKHNLEISATNGTVSRALSSNGDSDTVMNNNGETSPKLFCLVCERKEGSISPEHIDSGIVKLYCEKHKPQSLQKELKGLDAVAGPLSYYAGSNMPTKRRQKQTPKRRLSCSSTLQVESSKRSRKGSKSIQDNFSNADGDVNGFDMELAPLESDLEDGVFSEHRNHAEALTTGCQPEPENRDDSDGDHTVIDSDAESQSLLRPVTLCLASEEPSQDTNLSVCSSQPCSEASPGSPVLSGQHGISLTLGPISSVHSGPLNVTNTPTRTSPPVSPVPPDCCFTPVSSPHSVSDRPPAGPGGLGSPIGSGSDSAASRVFWRRCNEAGCTESIFTTFFSDMVSISNRILSDNASQEDYDLSLRVMEASGKLSQMLSEQEREFKKKQMELQRATAAIRDARSALKR, from the exons ATGAAAAGGGGAAACAGACTG ATTTGTTACAGATGTAAGAAGAAGGGTGCCACGGTGGGATGTGAGGTGAAACGCTGTAAGAAGTCCTACCACTACCCCTGCGCTGTGCGAGATGGGGCCCAAAACGTTGATAACCATAGAGAAGAGAAGTTTAC GTTGTACTGTCAGAAGCATAATCTGGAGATCTCAG CAACCAACGGAACAGTGAGTAGAGCTTTATCTTCCAACGGTGATTCAGACACAGTGATGAACAACAATGGAGAAACGTCACCCAAG CTGTTTTGTCTGGTCTGTGAGAGGAAAGAGGGAAGCATCAGTCCTGAACACATCGATAGTGGCATTGTCAA GTTGTATTGTGAAAAGCATAAACCACAGTCATTGCAGAAAGAGCTGAAAG GACTTGATGCAGTGGCAGGACCCTTATCTTACTATGCTGGCTCCAACATGCCTACTAAACGACGGCAGAAACAAACACCCAAG AGGCGGTTGAGCTGCTCTAGCAC ACTGCAAGTGGAATCATCAAAAAGGTCCAGAAAGGGGAGCAAGAGTATTCAGGACAATTTCTCAAACGCAG ATGGAGATGTGAATGGATTTGACATGGAGTTAGCCCCTTTGGAGTCTGATCTGGAAGACGGTGTGTTCTCTGAACACAG AAATCATGCTGAGGCTCTCACCACAG GATGTCAGCCAGAACCTGAAAACAGAGACGATAGCGATGGGGACCATACAGTCATAGACTCA GATGCTGAGTCTCAGAGTCTGTTGCGGCCTGTGACGCTATGTCTGGCATCTGAAGAACCCTCTCAGGACACAAACCTCTCAG tgtgcAGTTCTCAACCGTGTTCTGAGGCTAGTCCTGGTtcacctgtcctctctggtcAACACGGCATCTCTCTCACACTTGGTCCCATCTCATCCGTCCACTCTGGTCCACTCAATGTCACCAACACACCTACTCGTACCAGTCCACCAGTCTCACCCGTCCCCCCTGATTGCTGTTTCACCCCTGTGTCCTCTCCACACTCTGTCTCCGATCGTCCTCCGGCTGGGCCCGGAGGCCTGGGTTCACCTATTGGTTCTGGCTCTGACTCTGCAGCCAGCAGAGTGTTCTGGAGGAGGTGTAACGAAGCAGGCTGTACAGAGTCCATCTTCACCACCTTCTTCTCTGACATGGTCAGCATCTCCAATAGGATCCTGTCGGATAACGCCAGTCAGGAGG ATTATGATCTCTCTCTGAGAGTGATGGAGGCTTCTGGAAAATTATCACAGATGCTCTCAGAGCAGGAGAGAG AGTTTAAGAAGAAGCAAATGGAGTTACAGAGAGCTACGGCAGCCATAAGGGATGCCAGGTCAGCCCTGAAGAGATAA
- the LOC115161248 gene encoding uncharacterized protein LOC115161248 isoform X1 has translation MGTEQHGKKVQCVLCQTSEENRATGPLSTKGSVTAHQNCLLYSSGIICQNSPEFDDLFGFSVEDVLNEMKRGNRLICYRCKKKGATVGCEVKRCKKSYHYPCAVRDGAQNVDNHREEKFTLYCQKHNLEISATNGTVSRALSSNGDSDTVMNNNGETSPKLFCLVCERKEGSISPEHIDSGIVKLYCEKHKPQSLQKELKGLDAVAGPLSYYAGSNMPTKRRQKQTPKRRLSCSSTLQVESSKRSRKGSKSIQDNFSNADGDVNGFDMELAPLESDLEDGVFSEHRNHAEALTTGCQPEPENRDDSDGDHTVIDSDAESQSLLRPVTLCLASEEPSQDTNLSVCSSQPCSEASPGSPVLSGQHGISLTLGPISSVHSGPLNVTNTPTRTSPPVSPVPPDCCFTPVSSPHSVSDRPPAGPGGLGSPIGSGSDSAASRVFWRRCNEAGCTESIFTTFFSDMVSISNRILSDNASQEDYDLSLRVMEASGKLSQMLSEQEREFKKKQMELQRATAAIRDARSALKR, from the exons ATGGGTACCGAGCAACATGGCAAGAAAGTCCAATGCGTACTTTGTCAAACGTCCGAGGAAAATCGGGCAACTGGACCGTTATCAACGAAAGGTTCTGTCACCGCTCATCAGAACTGCTTG CTGTATTCATCTGGGATTATTTGCCAGAATTCGCCAGAGTTTGACGACTTGTTTGGTTTCTCTGTGGAAGATGTCCTTAACGAGATGAAAAGGGGAAACAGACTG ATTTGTTACAGATGTAAGAAGAAGGGTGCCACGGTGGGATGTGAGGTGAAACGCTGTAAGAAGTCCTACCACTACCCCTGCGCTGTGCGAGATGGGGCCCAAAACGTTGATAACCATAGAGAAGAGAAGTTTAC GTTGTACTGTCAGAAGCATAATCTGGAGATCTCAG CAACCAACGGAACAGTGAGTAGAGCTTTATCTTCCAACGGTGATTCAGACACAGTGATGAACAACAATGGAGAAACGTCACCCAAG CTGTTTTGTCTGGTCTGTGAGAGGAAAGAGGGAAGCATCAGTCCTGAACACATCGATAGTGGCATTGTCAA GTTGTATTGTGAAAAGCATAAACCACAGTCATTGCAGAAAGAGCTGAAAG GACTTGATGCAGTGGCAGGACCCTTATCTTACTATGCTGGCTCCAACATGCCTACTAAACGACGGCAGAAACAAACACCCAAG AGGCGGTTGAGCTGCTCTAGCAC ACTGCAAGTGGAATCATCAAAAAGGTCCAGAAAGGGGAGCAAGAGTATTCAGGACAATTTCTCAAACGCAG ATGGAGATGTGAATGGATTTGACATGGAGTTAGCCCCTTTGGAGTCTGATCTGGAAGACGGTGTGTTCTCTGAACACAG AAATCATGCTGAGGCTCTCACCACAG GATGTCAGCCAGAACCTGAAAACAGAGACGATAGCGATGGGGACCATACAGTCATAGACTCA GATGCTGAGTCTCAGAGTCTGTTGCGGCCTGTGACGCTATGTCTGGCATCTGAAGAACCCTCTCAGGACACAAACCTCTCAG tgtgcAGTTCTCAACCGTGTTCTGAGGCTAGTCCTGGTtcacctgtcctctctggtcAACACGGCATCTCTCTCACACTTGGTCCCATCTCATCCGTCCACTCTGGTCCACTCAATGTCACCAACACACCTACTCGTACCAGTCCACCAGTCTCACCCGTCCCCCCTGATTGCTGTTTCACCCCTGTGTCCTCTCCACACTCTGTCTCCGATCGTCCTCCGGCTGGGCCCGGAGGCCTGGGTTCACCTATTGGTTCTGGCTCTGACTCTGCAGCCAGCAGAGTGTTCTGGAGGAGGTGTAACGAAGCAGGCTGTACAGAGTCCATCTTCACCACCTTCTTCTCTGACATGGTCAGCATCTCCAATAGGATCCTGTCGGATAACGCCAGTCAGGAGG ATTATGATCTCTCTCTGAGAGTGATGGAGGCTTCTGGAAAATTATCACAGATGCTCTCAGAGCAGGAGAGAG AGTTTAAGAAGAAGCAAATGGAGTTACAGAGAGCTACGGCAGCCATAAGGGATGCCAGGTCAGCCCTGAAGAGATAA
- the LOC115161248 gene encoding uncharacterized protein LOC115161248 isoform X2 — protein MGTEQHGKKVQCVLCQTSEENRATGPLSTKGSVTAHQNCLLYSSGIICQNSPEFDDLFGFSVEDVLNEMKRGNRLICYRCKKKGATVGCEVKRCKKSYHYPCAVRDGAQNVDNHREEKFTLYCQKHNLEISATNGTVSRALSSNGDSDTVMNNNGETSPKLFCLVCERKEGSISPEHIDSGIVKLYCEKHKPQSLQKELKGLDAVAGPLSYYAGSNMPTKRRQKQTPKRRLSCSSTLQVESSKRSRKGSKSIQDNFSNADGDVNGFDMELAPLESDLEDGVFSEHRNHAEALTTGCQPEPENRDDSDGDHTVIDSSQSLLRPVTLCLASEEPSQDTNLSVCSSQPCSEASPGSPVLSGQHGISLTLGPISSVHSGPLNVTNTPTRTSPPVSPVPPDCCFTPVSSPHSVSDRPPAGPGGLGSPIGSGSDSAASRVFWRRCNEAGCTESIFTTFFSDMVSISNRILSDNASQEDYDLSLRVMEASGKLSQMLSEQEREFKKKQMELQRATAAIRDARSALKR, from the exons ATGGGTACCGAGCAACATGGCAAGAAAGTCCAATGCGTACTTTGTCAAACGTCCGAGGAAAATCGGGCAACTGGACCGTTATCAACGAAAGGTTCTGTCACCGCTCATCAGAACTGCTTG CTGTATTCATCTGGGATTATTTGCCAGAATTCGCCAGAGTTTGACGACTTGTTTGGTTTCTCTGTGGAAGATGTCCTTAACGAGATGAAAAGGGGAAACAGACTG ATTTGTTACAGATGTAAGAAGAAGGGTGCCACGGTGGGATGTGAGGTGAAACGCTGTAAGAAGTCCTACCACTACCCCTGCGCTGTGCGAGATGGGGCCCAAAACGTTGATAACCATAGAGAAGAGAAGTTTAC GTTGTACTGTCAGAAGCATAATCTGGAGATCTCAG CAACCAACGGAACAGTGAGTAGAGCTTTATCTTCCAACGGTGATTCAGACACAGTGATGAACAACAATGGAGAAACGTCACCCAAG CTGTTTTGTCTGGTCTGTGAGAGGAAAGAGGGAAGCATCAGTCCTGAACACATCGATAGTGGCATTGTCAA GTTGTATTGTGAAAAGCATAAACCACAGTCATTGCAGAAAGAGCTGAAAG GACTTGATGCAGTGGCAGGACCCTTATCTTACTATGCTGGCTCCAACATGCCTACTAAACGACGGCAGAAACAAACACCCAAG AGGCGGTTGAGCTGCTCTAGCAC ACTGCAAGTGGAATCATCAAAAAGGTCCAGAAAGGGGAGCAAGAGTATTCAGGACAATTTCTCAAACGCAG ATGGAGATGTGAATGGATTTGACATGGAGTTAGCCCCTTTGGAGTCTGATCTGGAAGACGGTGTGTTCTCTGAACACAG AAATCATGCTGAGGCTCTCACCACAG GATGTCAGCCAGAACCTGAAAACAGAGACGATAGCGATGGGGACCATACAGTCATAGACTCA TCTCAGAGTCTGTTGCGGCCTGTGACGCTATGTCTGGCATCTGAAGAACCCTCTCAGGACACAAACCTCTCAG tgtgcAGTTCTCAACCGTGTTCTGAGGCTAGTCCTGGTtcacctgtcctctctggtcAACACGGCATCTCTCTCACACTTGGTCCCATCTCATCCGTCCACTCTGGTCCACTCAATGTCACCAACACACCTACTCGTACCAGTCCACCAGTCTCACCCGTCCCCCCTGATTGCTGTTTCACCCCTGTGTCCTCTCCACACTCTGTCTCCGATCGTCCTCCGGCTGGGCCCGGAGGCCTGGGTTCACCTATTGGTTCTGGCTCTGACTCTGCAGCCAGCAGAGTGTTCTGGAGGAGGTGTAACGAAGCAGGCTGTACAGAGTCCATCTTCACCACCTTCTTCTCTGACATGGTCAGCATCTCCAATAGGATCCTGTCGGATAACGCCAGTCAGGAGG ATTATGATCTCTCTCTGAGAGTGATGGAGGCTTCTGGAAAATTATCACAGATGCTCTCAGAGCAGGAGAGAG AGTTTAAGAAGAAGCAAATGGAGTTACAGAGAGCTACGGCAGCCATAAGGGATGCCAGGTCAGCCCTGAAGAGATAA